Proteins encoded within one genomic window of Besnoitia besnoiti strain Bb-Ger1 chromosome II, whole genome shotgun sequence:
- a CDS encoding hypothetical protein (encoded by transcript BESB_040450) codes for MQGSAFSPPLDEAALAAGDVFVQSASLVRASDSTAPGAADLPADSHEGAWTRARGGCGPPEAVDVVALWEAAGEEETETSLLTADLEIETGGTAASALVGASAIPSRASASRIPVDERRGTSGGECGVAPGVHTPGVDSPSAGQAPGDRFSARAEGREAAGRASPSAQAAFAAFDVPAGGEEEEGEKILRELRRGGTEEGDFGGAAGSRQDGAARAKGEARGAAFAEEFEKRDHAGGENDAFAFDVDWICASSAMSMQAPHAGADWGDGGPSSGDKNAPWWQAEEDGWQSFQSAAPAVEPSPFVGPRQALFESVFPDSLSSSDPLRDARVNSLESGKLSRRLSSSARSAGEREADSPFAFSLPTDSALSQRALTLATASSSPPQPVPAPAPPGWRVLAGRRQRPRLMWILALADWEGDREARSTTVGRLTAVLAAVLAATVEQSVAVTRKTTKYLRARAKAEGDFAKLLRQCVASGRIKHEQNPFSLLQAKTAVDPFDAQREKKPAEAGAFQSEKTTRELRKRAEDAAPESGACSDPTARSGDAAGRGPTAREGIRESAFGGEGDATSRRRRSLSSCANAEETRQRSTFFSSCAVDALKKESHSGVGTPPDGERRTSDGAECRKRSSVSSEGGRKRTGALFFFPDFSSSLRERMRRKGDETGRTSSRVSVEGEPGDGEVDERDRQRLATRQPTLSTEKKDDALTGERGRQSEDAHSASFGSTYEDMPIDSFAESSSFNDTDGKEEISFSTQHAYATPSSDPRSISSSSSSLPPSSLTSGPFTACSDTSTASTGCPLSGAWKSAETGVSSDPDRARPVSAPGTGVLAGGSETPPGGASGDDAKGGKRPGHRGPAGGVSWQKANKWGSAASFLSQLTPQFGRPSLGSTGHESGSGRSGSTAAKKTSSSGDGLSVGDRKKSASATSLGGCAGGAGEDSQRGGAEGDAGAEAETGLSRREIEKGKGSDEDKKGESEKKRQLVVCGQTQQAVQDTLFPSMSSSSWLLGLLEMNQQTALQSELLGSFVDAELVQNFLQKLCTEYQRTAAKHLDTVKKYRLQALKADEACRQAWITYEQACEESSRDTLHALNTGEGQAGGAQGTGPAGGATGGAGATRKSPQCTWLLERKFAAAAQKAQQEELIHVRALLCCLFELQCLEKWRCDTLRHVLQSFLLKLQSCLSVVLLTLDRVSDILESPSSAFSTSRRDSLLFSPSSPDFGLVSSAEVVRRLPPAGAGGFAPFSSGVAARPALSSSPASAVSQIADRLRQSQQENAYLLREKRRELWCTKDFPAYVSAQGPALDGSLASRGLESTSPPSSPSFGAGGGVERLERRRRSEKSAKRSRARTRQSASYSKPTHSDLVDTAQFADVPDGASTEEEAERARSGRREEGPDDFGDAAPSGTLLSRRSAARGRRRRADEASGSDGEGRADDGRQGADDRGHRLSEHEALGGSPRAGRDAYAPEREEPVSRQAQTAESLGASRAFSAAGEERAAAPGVERDKDRRRRPTEEEHEDVNAVRSLLKSCGLFDAVSAEGRAFVDALTLPACVKCPLIAQLAKQLQYGPLPASHLVFKEALVERQAGAGGAGSAFSGFSHKWRAGYLLLTWDRFLHMFKQSDDALEARSACWSICLAKAEVRKCKMRDQKVATIEIRERRKRFFSARSSCVFRPPTARECDEWMSALKTIGDDKLFFEAAAKRATNLRPSRLALATPTRRRGSSSRSPRLWGDGGICLISSLAAACPVDTLSPESSATIDETSMGEASRCSSPTWALPPAFHDKTLASFPLFPVAQEGQERERERGCAGQEEAFDRHSAFSASMSPFEFRRRQSHSLSSACSPTSPASVRGARVRGCELLDGRLLRESLGREHGAGENGSVHQASQKNGEIHLFAEDSGRSPHTASHRMRLDGERDG; via the exons ATGCAGGGTTCTGCCTTCAGTCCGCCCCTAGACgaggccgccctcgccgcggggGACGTCTTCGTGCAGTCTGCATCCTTGGTGCGCGCTTCTGACTCGaccgcgccaggcgccgcagacctgCCCGCGGACTCACATGAAGGAGCGTggacgcgcgcacgcggcggctgcgggccGCCAGAAGCTGTGGACGTCGTCGCGCTGTGGGAAGCCGCtggggaggaggagacagaaacaAGCCTTCTGACGGCTGACCTCGAGATCGAGACAGGCGGGacagcggcctcggcgctcgtcggcgcctctgcgatcCCCTCCCgggcctctgcttcgcggaTTCCGGTAGACGAAAGGCGCGGGACTTCGGGGGGCGAGTGTGGCGTCGCTccaggtgtacatacacccggAGTGGATTCGCCCTCGGCAGGTCAAGCCCCGGGAGACCGCTTCAGCGCGAGGGCCGAGGGgcgggaggccgcggggAGAGCGAGTCcgagcgcgcaggcggccttTGCCGCGTTCGACGTGCCTGCTgggggggaggaagaagagggagagaaaatcctgcgagagctgcgcagGGGTGGCACGGAGGAAGGCGATTTtggcggggcggcggggagccGGCAGGACGGGGCGGCACGCGCcaaaggcgaggcgcgcggtgcGGCTTTCGCCGAAGAATTCGAGAAGCGGGATCACGCAGGAGGCGAGAACGACGCCTTTGCGTTCGACGTCGACTGgatctgcgcctcctccgcgatgTCCATGCAGGCGCcacacgcgggcgcggactGGGGGGACGGAGGGCCCTCGAGTGGAGACAAGAATGCGCCTTGGTGGCAAGCCGAGGAAGATGGATGGCAGAGTTTtcagtctgcagcgcctgccgtTGAGCCTTCGCCCTTCGTGgggccgcggcaggcgttGTTTGAGTCCGTCTTTCCTGATTCGCTGTCGAGTTCGGATCCGTTGCGAGACGCTCGGGTCAACTCCCTCGAATCTGGGAAGCTCTCGCGCAGgctgtcgtcttccgcgcggtcggcgggcgagcgcgaggccgactcgcccttcgccttctccctcccgACCGACTCTGCACTGTCGCAGCGCGCCCTCACCCTCGCGACGGCCTCGTCCTCTCCACCGCAGCCGGTCCCTGCGCCGGCTCCCCCGGGATGGCGTGTCCTCGCGGGGCGGCGTCAGCGCCCTCGGCTCATGTGGATACTGGCGCTGGCG GACTGGgagggcgaccgcgaggcgcggagcaCGACGGTAGGGCGTCTGACCGCGGTGCTGGCGGCCGTGCTGGCGGCGACAGTGGAGCAGAGCGTCGCAGTCACACGCAAGACGACAAAGTACCTCCGCGCCCGGGCcaaggcggagggcgacttcgcgaagctgctgcggcagtgCGTCGCGTCGGGACGCATCAAACACGAGCAAAACCCGTTCTCGCTGCTCCAGGCGAAGACCGCCGTCGACCCCTTtgacgcgcagcgagagaaaaaacccgcagaggccggcgccttccaaagcgagaagacgacCCGGGAGCTACGGAAgcgggcggaggacgcagccCCAGAGAGTGGCGCGTGCTCGGACccgacggcgcgcagcggcgacgcggcaggccgcgggccgacagcgcgagaaggaatCCGGGAGAGCGCgttcggcggcgagggagacgcgacgagccgccgccgaaggagTTTGTCGTCGTGCGCAaatgcagaggagacacgccaGCGATCCACGTTTTTCTCCTCGTGCGCGGTGGACGCTTTGAAGAAAGAGTCCCACTCAGGTGTAGGGACGCCGCCGGACGGTGAGCGGAGGaccagcgacggcgcggagtGCAGAAAACGTTCTTCGGTCTCCTCAGAAGGAGGCCGGAAGCGAACCGGGGcgctgtttttctttcctgacttctcgtcctctctgcgcgagcgGATGCGAAGAAAAGGCGACGAGACAGGGCGAACTtcgtctcgcgtctccgTGGAGGGCGAACCCGGCGACGGGGAAGTTGACGAGCGAgaccgccagcgcctcgcgaccCGTCAGCCTACTCTTtccacagaaaaaaaagacgatGCTCTCACTGGAGAACGAGGCCGgcagagcgaagacgccCACAGTGCGTCTTTCGGGTCGACGTACGAAGACATGCCGATCGATTCTTTTGCGGAGTCGTCTTCTTTCAACGACACAGATGGAAAAGAGGAAATCTCGTTCTCAACACAGCACGCTTACGCCACACCGTCGTCTGATCCGCGCTCCAtatcttcctcctcgtcttcgctgcctccgtccTCCCTCACGTCTGGCCCGTTCACGGCGTGCTCCGACACGTCGACGGCGTCGACGGGTTGCCCGCTTTCTGGCGCGTGGAAGTCTGCGGAGACAGGTGTCTCTTCCGACCCGGACCGGGCCCGACCCGTATCGGCCCCCGGAACGGGGGTTCTGGCGGGCGGCTCGGAGACACCACCAGGGGGGGCGTCGGGGGACGACGCGAAGGGCGGGAAGCGCCCGGGGCACCGGgggcccgcgggcggcgtgtcGTGGCAGAAGGCCAACAAGTGGGGATCTGCAGCGTCGTTTCTGTCGCAGCTCACTCCGCAGTTTGGTCGGCCTTCGCTCGGCTCGACGGGGCACGAGTCTGGGTCTGGCAGAAGCGGCTCGACCGCCGCAAAGAAAACTAGCTCCTCGGGGGACGGCTTGTCCGTCGGGGACAGGAAAAAGAGTGCGTCGGCGACCAGCCTGGGCGGgtgtgcaggcggcgcaggcgaagacagtcagcggggaggcgcggagggcgacgcaggggcggaggccgagaCGGGCTTGTCCAGAAGGGAAATCGAAAAAGGCAAGGGCTCCGACGAGGACAAgaagggcgagagcgagaagaaacggCAACTGGTCGTGTGTGGGCAGACCCAGCAGGCCGTGCAGGACACGCTCTTCCCTTCGATGTCCTCCAGCTCCTGgctcctcggcctcctcgaAATGAATCAACAGACAGCACTGCAAAGCGAACTCCTCGGCAGCTTTGTCGACGCCGAGCTCGTGCAGAACTTTCTTCAAAAGCTCTGCACCGAGTACCAGCGGACGGCAGCGAAGCACCTCGACACCGTCAAGAAG TAtcgcctgcaggccctgAAAGCCGATGAGGCCTGCCGGCAGGCGTGGATTACGTACGAACAAGCCTGTGAAGAGTCTTCCCGG gacACTCTCCACGCGTTGAACACAGGCGAAGGCCAGGCCGGTGGAGCCCAAGGGACCgggcccgcaggcggcgcgaccggcggGGCAGGGGCGACCCGCAAGAGCCCTCAGTGCACTTGGTTGCTTGAGCGGAAGTTCGCGGCGGCA GCTCAGAAAGCTCAACAGGAGGAGCTCATCCACGTGCGGGCgcttctctgctgcctctttgAACTCCAGTGCTTGGAAA AGTGGCGCTGCGACACGCTGCGGCATGTGCTTCAGTCGTTCCTCCTGAAGCTTCAAAGttgcctctccgtcgtccttCTAACTCTCGACAGAGTCTCAGACATCCTCG agtcgccttcctctgcgttttcGACTTCGAGAAGAGACTCGCTTCTgttttctccttcgtctccggaCTTTGGGCTCGTCTCCTCGGCCGAGGTCgtgcgccggctgccgccagcAGGGGCGGGCGGCTTTGCGCCCTTCTCGTCGGGTGTGGCGGCTCGCCCGGCGCTCagctcttcgccggcgtcggccgTTTCTCAGATCGCCGACCGCCTGCGGCAGAGTCAGCAGGAGAATGCGTATCTGcttcgcgagaagcgccgcgagctgtGGTGCACCAAGGACTTTCCCGCGTACGTCTCCGCGCAGGGACCGGCGCTCGACGGCAGCttggcgtcgcgcggcctcgaaaGCACCTCCCCGCCGAGCTCACCTTCCTTCggagcgggcggcggcgtggagcgcctcgagcggcgcaggcgcagcgagaagagcgccAAGCGCTCCCGAGCGCGCACCCGACAGAGCGCGTCCTACTCGAAGCCGACGCACAGCGACCTCGTGGACACGGCGCAGTTCGCCGATGTTCCAGATGGCGCGTCgaccgaggaagaagccgagcgcgcgcgcagtgggcgccgcgaggaagggcCCGACGACTTCGGAGACGCTGCTCCCTCCGGCACCCTGCTgagccggcgcagcgccgcccgcgggcgaaggagacgcgcagacgaagcgagcggaagcgacggagaaggCCGAGCAGACGACGGCAGACAAGGAGCGGACGACAGAGGACACCGACTGAGCGAACATGAGGCGCTTGGTGGCTCCCCTCGCGCCGGGAGAGACGCGTACGCGccagagcgagaggagccCGTCTCGagacaggcgcagacggcggagagcctcggggcgtcgcgcgccttctccgccgcgggcgaggaacgcgccgccgcgccaggcgtggagagagacaaagaccgacgcaggcgacccACCGAGGAGGAACACGAGGATGTCAACGCGGTGCGCTCGCTTCTGAAAAGCTGCG GTCTGTTTGACGCGGTTTcggcggaggggcgggcGTTCGTGGACGCGCTGACGCTGCCGGCGTGCGTGAAGTGCCCGCTGATTGCTCAGTtggcgaagcagctgcagtaTGGCCCGCTGCCTGCGAGTCACCTGGTCTTCAAGGAGGCGCTGGTGGAGCGGCAGgccggggcgggcggcgcgggcagcgcctTCTCGGGCTTCTCGCACAAGTGGCGCGCAGGCTACCTCTTGCTCACCTGGGACCGCTTCCTTCACATGTTCAAGCAGTCGGACGACGCACTCGAGGCACGCTCCGCCTGCTGGAGCATCTGCCTCGCCAAGGCCGAG GTCCGCAAGTGCAAGATGCGAGACCAGAAGGTGGCGACGATTGAAATCCGA gagaggcggaagcgcttcttctccgcgcgctcgtcCTGCGTGTTTCGGCCGCCGACCGCCCGCGAGTGCGACGAGTGGATGTCTGCGCTCAAA ACCATCGGCGACGACAAGTTGTTCTTtgaggctgcggcgaagcgcgcgacgaATCTGCGGCCGTCAAGACTCGCCCTGGCTACTCccacgcgacgacgcg GTTCGTCCTCGCGCAGTCCGCGTCTGTGGGGGGATGGCGGGATTTGTTTGATTTCCTCGTTGGCGGCTGCTTGCCCGGTGGACACGCTGTCTCCGGAGAGCAGCGCGACGATCGATGAGACCTCCATGGGCGAAGCTTCGCGCTGTTCCTCGCCGACTTGGGCCCTGCCCCCCGCGTTTCACGACAAAACGCTTGCGTCCTTTCCTCTGTTTCCAGTTGCGCAGGAAGGccaggagcgcgagcgcgagagaggctgcgcagggcaggaggaggcgttcGATCGACACAGTGCCTTTTCTGCCTCGATGTCTCCATTCGAGTTCCGCCGGCGACAAAGCCActcgctgtcttctgccTGCTCGCCcacgtcgcctgcgtcagtgcgaggcgcgcgcgtgcggggCTGCGAGCTGCTCGACGGAAGGCTCCTGCGCGAGAGCCTCGGCCGAGAGCATGGCGCGGGAGAGAACGGCAGCGTCCACCAGGCGTCTCAGAAAAACGGAGAAATACACCTTTTCGCAGAGGATTCAGGTCGCTCGCCGCATACCGCCTCACACCGAATGCGGCTAGACGGTGAACGAGACGGCTGA
- a CDS encoding thioredoxin domain-containing protein (encoded by transcript BESB_040460): MANPASAAVLQQRVEEQILRALEEKEAHLDAALEAANAEQAQKYADLNDDDLEELRERRKRQLQQQQLRREKMREKGHGGLQELHDEKAFFQAARESKKLVAHFFRPSNRMCEIVDARLAQMAHRHMDVRCIKINAEKSPFLAERLKIWCLPTLVLVIDGKTEHSIVGLDELGGEKFTLDDLEDALRRWNVLPEEK, from the exons ATGGCGAATCCTGCCTCAGCTGCAGTtctccagcagcgcgtggaggagcagatcctccgcgcgctggaggagaaggaggcgcacctcgacgcggcgctcgaggctgcgAACGCCGAGCAGGCACAGAAGTACGCAGACCTCAACGACGACGATctcgaggagctccgcgaaCGCCGGAAGCGCCAGCTGCAACAacagcagctgcgtcgcgagAAGATGCGGGAGAAGGGCCACGGCGGCCTCCAGGAGCTCCACGACGAAAAGGCCTTCTTCCAAGCCGCCCGCGAGTCCAAGAAACTG GTGGCTCACTTTTTTCGGCCCTCGAACCGCATGTGTGAGATCGTTGACGCGCGCTTGGCTCAGATGGCGCATCGCCACATGGACGTCCGGTGCATCAAAATCAACGCCGAGAAGTCCCCCTTCCTCGCGGAAC GTCTGAAGATCTGGTGTCTGCCAACG cTGGTGCTGGTGATAGATGGCAAGACTGAGCATTCCATCGTCGGACTTGACGAACTCGGAG GCGAAAAATTCACGCTCGATGACCTCGAAGACGCTCTCCGCCGGTGGAATGTTCTGCCCGAGGAGAAGTAG